Sequence from the Amycolatopsis sp. NBC_00345 genome:
TGGGCCGGGAACTCGCCGCGCTGACCGGCCGCCCGGCCGACCGTCTCGTGCGCTTCGAACTCCCACTCGACCTGACCGAGCCGAAGGGCCGGACGATCGGCCTGCTCGTCGATGCCCTGATCGAGCAGTTCGACTCCGGCGACCCGCTGTTGCAGCGGGCCGAACTGCAACAGATCCAGCTGCGCGGCATCGTCACCGCACTCCTGCTGGCTCAGCCGCACAGCCACACCGCCGCGCTGTGGGACGCCCCCGCGACACCGCATCCGCGAGCGCTCCGGGCCGCGGTGGCCTTCGTCGAAGCGAATCTTTCCGGCCACCTCACCCTCGGCGACATCGCGCAGTCGGCCGGCTGCAGCGCGCGGACCATCAGCAACGCCTTCCGGGACAAGCTCGGCACGACCCCCATGGCCTACGTGCGGAGTCTCCGGCTCGAGCGCGTCCGCGACGACATCGCGTCAACCGACGACCGCGTCGGCGACGTCGCCTACCGTTGGGGCGTCACGCATCTCGGCCGCTTCTCGCAGGAGTACCGCGCGCGGTTCGGTGAACTTCCCTCGGAGACGGCCGCTCGGAGGTGACGAGCGCGCCGTGACGCTCCCCTGGTTGCGAGGCCGGCGGAGATCGTGCCCTTGCGGTCAGTCCCGGGCAGGCAGGAGGGCAACCTTCCGCCCGGCCGGAGTCCCACAGCAACGTGTCGCATGGCCTCACGTCTCTTCCCATAGAGGTTCACCGCAGATGCGAAAGGGGCACAAAAATGCGAGTCACCGCGATTAAGCCGATGAAGCTGGTAATGGTGGGCGGGGCGGTCGCCATGGCTGCATTCCTTTCTGCCTGCAGTGGAAACGGCGCGGCCGGAAATGCTTCTCAGGTGAAGAACGCGGCGGTTGTTCAGCCGCAAGCCAAGGCCGGTGGGGCGGCCGGGAGTTCCGCCGGAGGCTCGGCCGGCGACGTCAACTGCAGCACGAACGGCGGGCAGGTCGGCCCGGCCGGCGGCCCGATGGTGGACCTGATCGCGGTGTCGACCGAGGAAGGCACCCCGGGCTGCACCGAGGCGTTCAACGTCATCAGCGAGTACTACGCGAAGGCGCCGAACGGCGAGGGTCCGGGCCGCCGCGTGCTCGACATCGCGGGGCATTGGGACTGTGCCAAGGCCGCGGAACCGGAGGGCAGCCAGGGCGTTGTGCTCTGCGGGAAGGACGGCGGCACGGGTTTCCGCATCGAGACCGCGCCGAGCAAGGACAGCGCACCGTCGAACCAGGTGACGCAGCGGTTCCCGAACACCACGCAGACCGTGCAGTTCACCGGTTACGACACCACCGCGAACATGGCCCGGTTCCAGCTGGTGACCTGGCAGGCGGGCGGCCCGGACAACGGCCACTACGTGCCGGTCGCCGGCGACACCAAGACCTACCGGCTGCCGCTGGAGAACCACGAGCAGGTGTTCAGCGCGAGCACCGTGTGCCCCGGTGATTCGGTCACTGTGGACGGTCAGGGGCGCGGCACCAAGGCGTGCACCCCGCAGGACCTGATGCAGGCGCTGACCGGAGACACCCCGCCGCTCGCCGAAATCCAGGTCGACGGAAATGACCACATTGCCGTGGTCAAGGAGCTTTACCAGCCGTGACGGAAGTTTCGGCCGCTCGGAAATGAGGGGGATGGGCCGGTGACCGGATTCCGGTCACCGGCCCATTTCATTCAACGGGACTGGTCCGGCTCAGCCGGGGAGTTCGGCGGGCTTCGGCTCTGGGAATGCGTAGAACCGCACCGAAAGGGCGCGTGCTTCTTCGGCCGCTGCGGGTTTGCGGGCGGCGTAGCGGTGCACCAGTTCCAGGTATTCGGCCTCGAATTCTTTCAAGTCTTTGAAGCTCAGCCGCATCCCGGCGCGGCTTCCGGCGGTCCAGCCGTCGAACGTTTCGCGGCGCTCGGCGGCCCAGGCCAGCAGTCGTACCTCGCGGTCGTACTTCGCGTCCAGGTAGGCGGCCAGCGTGGGCCGGTCGGCT
This genomic interval carries:
- a CDS encoding helix-turn-helix transcriptional regulator, with protein sequence MRLSPLRDFVLTKNENPVDLLRSTTRLFGDAVTTAPLGPLVAGEHELRGVAASGFAVGYFASPMGVRVSTRPSHSYFINFGVVGEISAGHVVLSRSTAGVFNPGDAHELRPAHTGTRFLGLRVDAEFLGRELAALTGRPADRLVRFELPLDLTEPKGRTIGLLVDALIEQFDSGDPLLQRAELQQIQLRGIVTALLLAQPHSHTAALWDAPATPHPRALRAAVAFVEANLSGHLTLGDIAQSAGCSARTISNAFRDKLGTTPMAYVRSLRLERVRDDIASTDDRVGDVAYRWGVTHLGRFSQEYRARFGELPSETAARR